One part of the Halobacteria archaeon AArc-dxtr1 genome encodes these proteins:
- a CDS encoding NADH:flavin oxidoreductase — protein MATLDDPLEIGGCEIPNRLYRAPLLECAGNGPDAVDTLIADLEPAAESGVGLLFQGATIVRGEGGCAAPGMTRVHDPAFVSRLSRLTDRVHDHGGKIFLQLEHGGLRSMETWHAEHRQARPDLQQLAVSRPPWQLRLLDRLGALDYDPHVLSTAEVYELAADFGRSAAYAVEAGYDGIHISGANMGIVQQFLSPFYNRREDEFGGSPEARLAFLAVVHDEIRDRAGDVPLVTKVPAETPAPPAPLVSRKLSLADGVEIARRCEQIGYDAVVPVQASVVWDMSIVRGEYPKRAWENEALQEGYDAAFGGPVRRRLVAAGNRLEALQYDFEPAWNEGFCRRVREHVSIPVLAEGGIRERGEMDRLLGADSGATGAAEPACEMVGMARPFYAEPRLGARLLESDTTDCDPSGDDRPAPDRRVLCESCNNCTVPQAAGAPGICRTPSVLRRRGELEREGAYE, from the coding sequence ATGGCCACGCTCGACGACCCCCTCGAGATCGGCGGCTGTGAGATTCCCAACCGCCTCTACCGCGCCCCGCTGCTCGAGTGCGCAGGCAACGGCCCGGACGCCGTCGATACGCTGATCGCGGACCTCGAACCAGCCGCAGAGTCGGGCGTCGGGCTGCTCTTCCAGGGCGCGACGATCGTCCGCGGCGAGGGGGGCTGCGCTGCGCCGGGGATGACCCGCGTCCACGATCCCGCGTTCGTCTCGCGGCTCTCGCGGCTCACCGACCGGGTCCACGACCACGGCGGGAAGATCTTCCTCCAACTCGAGCACGGCGGCCTCCGGAGCATGGAGACCTGGCACGCAGAACACCGGCAGGCGCGTCCGGACCTGCAGCAACTCGCGGTCTCGCGGCCGCCGTGGCAGCTGCGCCTGCTGGATCGGCTCGGCGCCCTCGACTACGACCCGCACGTCCTCTCGACGGCAGAGGTGTACGAGCTCGCAGCCGATTTCGGCCGGTCGGCGGCGTACGCGGTCGAGGCGGGCTACGACGGGATCCACATCTCGGGGGCGAATATGGGGATCGTCCAGCAGTTCCTCTCGCCGTTTTACAACCGGCGCGAGGACGAGTTCGGCGGCTCGCCGGAGGCCCGCCTCGCGTTCCTCGCGGTCGTCCACGACGAGATTAGGGATCGCGCGGGTGACGTCCCACTGGTGACGAAGGTGCCCGCAGAGACCCCGGCACCGCCGGCACCACTCGTCAGCCGAAAGCTCTCGCTTGCAGACGGCGTCGAGATCGCCCGGCGCTGCGAGCAGATCGGCTACGACGCCGTGGTGCCGGTGCAGGCGTCGGTCGTCTGGGACATGAGCATCGTCCGTGGCGAGTACCCGAAGCGGGCCTGGGAAAACGAGGCGCTACAGGAGGGGTACGACGCCGCCTTCGGCGGGCCCGTGCGGCGCCGGCTCGTGGCCGCGGGAAACCGACTGGAGGCGCTGCAGTATGATTTCGAACCCGCCTGGAACGAGGGCTTTTGCCGGCGGGTGCGCGAGCACGTCTCAATTCCCGTCCTCGCAGAGGGCGGAATCCGCGAACGCGGCGAGATGGACCGCCTGCTCGGCGCAGACAGCGGAGCGACGGGAGCCGCCGAGCCGGCTTGCGAGATGGTCGGGATGGCCCGGCCGTTCTACGCCGAGCCGCGATTGGGAGCGCGGCTGCTGGAAAGCGACACGACTGACTGCGACCCGTCGGGAGACGACCGTCCGGCACCGGATCGGCGCGTCCTCTGTGAGAGCTGCAACAACTGCACCGTCCCGCAGGCGGCTGGCGCACCCGGCATCTGCCGGACGCCGAGCGTCCTGAGACGGCGCGGAGAGTTAGAGCGAGAAGGAGCCTACGAGTAG
- a CDS encoding rhodanese-like domain-containing protein, whose translation MDRRRLLGSVGAAALSLTAGCTDVLSGDDYPTDSFEGETVPLAPLEDVYGWWDADDARFVDTRGQNQYDASHVPGAVLSSPFGDEEADPTDDWDRDVRIVTYCDCPHSLAVQRASALLSEGFEDVYALDEGYLAWEDANYPVASNDPDAATESYTITGTADPEHAGEYVQISTASGDNYEIAAIGDDGSYEATIRFPDLTPESVLVVHEPTDRREGSLAELGDSVTAV comes from the coding sequence ATGGATCGTCGTCGCCTCCTCGGTTCCGTCGGCGCTGCGGCGCTCTCACTGACGGCGGGCTGTACGGATGTCCTGAGCGGCGACGACTACCCAACCGATTCCTTCGAGGGCGAGACGGTCCCGCTCGCTCCCTTGGAGGACGTCTACGGGTGGTGGGACGCGGATGACGCCCGCTTCGTCGACACTCGGGGCCAGAATCAGTACGACGCCAGTCACGTGCCCGGGGCCGTACTGAGCTCTCCGTTCGGCGACGAGGAGGCCGATCCGACCGACGACTGGGATCGCGACGTCCGGATCGTCACCTACTGTGACTGTCCGCACTCGCTCGCGGTCCAACGGGCCTCGGCGCTCCTCTCGGAGGGGTTCGAGGACGTCTACGCGCTCGACGAGGGGTACCTGGCGTGGGAGGATGCCAACTATCCGGTCGCGAGCAACGATCCGGACGCGGCAACTGAATCGTACACGATCACCGGGACCGCAGATCCCGAACACGCAGGCGAGTACGTCCAGATTTCGACCGCTTCGGGAGATAACTACGAGATCGCGGCCATCGGCGACGACGGTAGCTACGAGGCCACGATTCGATTTCCCGACCTCACCCCCGAATCAGTGCTGGTGGTTCACGAACCCACCGACAGACGCGAGGGATCACTCGCCGAGTTGGGCGATAGCGTCACCGCTGTGTGA
- a CDS encoding IMP cyclohydrolase yields MSTYVGRFVVVGPDVGAYRVSSRSFPNREISAREDALTVGPTADAPETDNPYVSYNCLRVVETPAGEAAAFGNGSHVDPIAEKLELGYPARDALATSLLALDYEKDDYDTPRIAATIGDGGEALIGTVRKDALLVETVDEPTLVATYEADSPDAFDLAAEDADSAAREVYGADFDHAVCAAGVSRTADGFETAIHNGSN; encoded by the coding sequence ATGTCAACGTACGTCGGCCGCTTCGTCGTCGTCGGCCCCGATGTCGGCGCCTACCGCGTCTCGTCGCGATCGTTTCCGAACCGAGAGATTAGCGCCCGCGAGGACGCGCTCACCGTCGGCCCCACTGCAGACGCCCCGGAGACGGACAACCCCTACGTCTCGTACAACTGTCTGCGAGTGGTCGAGACGCCCGCAGGCGAGGCCGCCGCGTTCGGCAACGGCTCACACGTCGATCCGATCGCGGAGAAGCTCGAGCTGGGCTATCCGGCGCGGGACGCGCTGGCGACGAGCCTGCTCGCACTCGACTACGAGAAAGACGATTACGACACGCCCCGCATCGCGGCGACGATCGGCGACGGCGGCGAGGCGCTGATCGGAACCGTTCGGAAGGACGCCCTGCTCGTCGAGACGGTCGACGAGCCGACGCTGGTCGCGACCTACGAAGCCGATTCGCCGGACGCATTCGATCTCGCAGCCGAGGACGCCGACTCGGCTGCACGCGAAGTCTACGGCGCCGACTTCGACCACGCAGTCTGTGCAGCAGGCGTCTCCCGGACCGCAGACGGGTTCGAGACGGCGATTCACAACGGTTCGAACTGA
- a CDS encoding metallophosphatase family protein, protein MRVGLISDIHGNLPALEAVLSDMPAVDALVCAGDVVGYNPWPAECVDKLRERDVPTVLGNHDAAVADGSAFRFNGMARAGLEYAQRVLEEQQRRWLAELPAERREFDGRMKLVHGHPDDPDRYTRYTRPEAFSARLLDDEDVLVLGHTHVQHAEKYAEGIVVNPGSVGQPRDGDPRAAYAVVDLAAMTVETHRVEYDVGAVQEAVAEADLPARIGSRLARGA, encoded by the coding sequence ATGCGAGTCGGACTCATCTCCGATATTCACGGTAACCTGCCGGCACTGGAGGCCGTCCTCTCGGATATGCCCGCCGTCGACGCGCTAGTCTGTGCCGGCGACGTCGTCGGCTACAACCCCTGGCCTGCAGAGTGCGTCGACAAGCTCCGCGAGCGGGACGTGCCGACGGTGCTGGGCAACCACGACGCCGCCGTCGCCGACGGTTCGGCGTTCCGGTTCAACGGCATGGCCCGCGCAGGACTCGAGTACGCACAGCGAGTGCTGGAGGAGCAACAGCGGCGCTGGCTGGCCGAACTGCCGGCCGAGCGCCGCGAGTTCGACGGCCGGATGAAGCTCGTCCACGGCCACCCCGACGATCCCGATCGGTACACCCGGTACACTCGCCCGGAGGCGTTCTCGGCACGGCTACTCGACGACGAGGACGTACTCGTGCTCGGGCACACTCACGTTCAACACGCCGAAAAATACGCCGAGGGGATCGTCGTCAATCCGGGAAGCGTCGGTCAGCCCCGAGACGGCGATCCGCGCGCGGCCTACGCGGTCGTCGATCTCGCGGCGATGACCGTCGAGACCCACCGCGTCGAGTACGACGTTGGGGCGGTTCAAGAGGCGGTTGCGGAGGCCGACCTCCCAGCACGAATCGGCAGCCGACTCGCCAGGGGAGCGTAG
- the cysE gene encoding serine O-acetyltransferase, whose protein sequence is MLRRLREDTRAMCERDPAANRCLEVALTYPGVHAVWGHRIAHQLWNAGFSLLARVVSHLVRLLTGVEIHPAATVGRRVTIDHGMGVVVGETAEIGDDVHMYHGVTLGGERNEPVKRHPTVEAGVRLGANATLIGDITVGEDATVGAGSVVIEDVPAETTVVGVPAEPAD, encoded by the coding sequence ATGCTTCGGCGACTGCGTGAGGACACACGGGCGATGTGCGAGCGCGACCCCGCCGCGAATCGGTGTCTCGAGGTCGCACTCACCTATCCGGGCGTCCACGCGGTCTGGGGCCACCGGATCGCCCACCAGCTCTGGAACGCGGGGTTCTCGCTGCTCGCCCGGGTGGTATCGCACCTGGTTCGACTGCTGACCGGCGTCGAGATCCACCCGGCAGCGACGGTCGGTCGTCGCGTGACCATCGACCACGGAATGGGTGTGGTAGTCGGTGAGACGGCCGAAATCGGCGACGACGTCCACATGTACCACGGCGTAACGCTGGGTGGAGAGCGCAACGAGCCGGTCAAGCGCCACCCGACGGTCGAAGCTGGCGTTCGTCTCGGCGCAAACGCGACGCTGATCGGAGATATCACGGTCGGCGAGGACGCGACGGTCGGAGCCGGCTCCGTCGTCATCGAGGACGTCCCAGCGGAGACGACGGTCGTGGGCGTGCCGGCCGAGCCTGCCGATTGA
- a CDS encoding phosphoglucomutase/phosphomannomutase family protein, which translates to MAPISFGTDGWRARLAEFTQPRVRMVGQAVASYLREEGLSAPVAVGYDARETSRGFAEDLSRVLCANGFDVRLSTRDRPTPLFAHAIVDRGLSGALVVTASHNPPAYNGIKFIPEDGAPALPSVMDAVADNLAEPDSLPPEEHGTVREVDFVESHAEAALDRLASITGTRALDGDVTVAYDAMHGSGRGTTDALLERAGVAVECLRCERDPEFGGGAPEPASDNLTSLIERVTDETTDPTLGIANDGDADRLAVVTPKRGYLDENRFFAALYDYLLEDDSGAAVRTVSTTYLIDRVAEAHGETVHEVPVGFKWVAAAMADHDALVGGEESGGFTVRGHVREKDGVLLALLATAMHAEEPLDDRVDRLLEAHGTVVQNKVSVDCPDDRKDAVLDALADEIPESVAGVSVVDVNTADGFKLLLADGSWLLVRPSGTEPVLRVYAEGESDERVAELLAAGEALVQPLV; encoded by the coding sequence ATGGCGCCGATTTCGTTTGGAACCGATGGCTGGCGGGCTCGCCTGGCGGAGTTTACCCAACCGCGGGTGCGAATGGTCGGACAGGCGGTAGCCTCGTACCTCCGCGAGGAGGGGCTTTCTGCCCCTGTCGCGGTCGGTTACGACGCCAGAGAGACCTCTCGGGGCTTCGCGGAGGACCTCTCCCGGGTCCTCTGTGCAAACGGCTTCGACGTCCGTCTCTCGACGCGTGATCGGCCGACGCCGCTGTTTGCTCACGCGATCGTCGACCGGGGCCTCTCCGGTGCACTCGTCGTCACCGCCTCTCACAACCCGCCGGCGTACAACGGGATCAAGTTCATCCCCGAGGACGGCGCGCCAGCGCTTCCGTCGGTGATGGACGCTGTCGCGGACAATCTCGCAGAACCCGACTCCCTCCCACCCGAGGAACACGGCACCGTTCGCGAAGTCGACTTCGTCGAGAGCCACGCCGAAGCGGCCCTCGATCGACTGGCGTCGATCACCGGAACCCGGGCACTCGACGGTGACGTGACAGTCGCCTACGACGCGATGCACGGCAGCGGGCGCGGGACGACCGACGCCCTGCTCGAACGCGCCGGCGTCGCAGTCGAGTGTCTGCGCTGTGAGCGCGACCCCGAGTTCGGCGGCGGCGCGCCCGAACCGGCCTCGGACAACCTCACGTCGCTTATCGAGCGCGTCACCGACGAGACGACCGATCCGACGCTCGGTATCGCCAACGACGGCGACGCCGACCGTCTCGCCGTCGTCACCCCGAAGCGGGGCTACCTCGACGAGAACCGATTTTTCGCCGCCCTCTACGACTACCTGCTCGAAGACGATTCGGGCGCCGCCGTTCGTACCGTCTCGACGACCTACCTGATCGACCGCGTCGCCGAGGCTCACGGCGAGACGGTCCACGAGGTGCCCGTCGGCTTCAAGTGGGTCGCGGCTGCGATGGCCGACCACGACGCCCTCGTCGGCGGCGAGGAGTCCGGTGGCTTCACCGTTCGGGGTCACGTCCGCGAGAAAGACGGCGTCTTGCTGGCGCTGCTCGCGACGGCGATGCACGCCGAGGAGCCCCTCGACGACCGCGTCGACCGACTGCTCGAGGCCCACGGCACCGTCGTTCAGAACAAGGTGAGCGTCGACTGTCCCGACGACCGGAAGGACGCGGTCCTCGATGCCCTCGCCGACGAAATTCCGGAGTCAGTCGCCGGAGTCAGCGTCGTAGACGTCAACACGGCCGACGGTTTCAAACTCCTGCTCGCGGACGGCTCCTGGCTGCTCGTCCGTCCTAGCGGCACCGAGCCTGTCCTTCGCGTCTACGCCGAGGGCGAGAGCGACGAGCGCGTTGCGGAGCTGCTCGCGGCGGGCGAAGCGCTGGTCCAACCGCTGGTGTGA
- a CDS encoding GIY-YIG nuclease family protein, with protein sequence MAHHVVYVLSCADDTLYTGYTTDLERRVSEHNAGTGAKYTRGRTPVELVYHERYETKSAAMSREYEIKQLSRPAKERLVGGG encoded by the coding sequence ATGGCTCACCACGTCGTGTACGTTCTCTCGTGTGCCGACGACACGCTCTACACCGGCTACACGACCGATCTCGAGCGGCGCGTTTCCGAGCACAACGCGGGGACGGGAGCGAAGTACACACGGGGTCGAACCCCAGTCGAACTGGTCTACCACGAACGCTACGAGACGAAGTCGGCGGCGATGAGCCGCGAGTACGAGATTAAGCAGCTCTCGCGGCCGGCCAAAGAGCGCCTCGTCGGAGGCGGCTGA
- the larB gene encoding nickel pincer cofactor biosynthesis protein LarB: MREILAAVADGSLTPAAAEAKLRGYVADEAGRFDATRRDRRGIPEAIFAPGKSPEQVASLTTTALEATERALVTRIDPEQFATLESTLEASYPDATVDRRSEAVLVTTPDVEPTSLDATVAIVTAGTVDGPIADEAQLVCEDAGATVDRIDDVGVASLVRVLDQVDRIREADVVIVAAGREGALPTVVAGLVDAPVIGLPVSSGYGYGGDGEAALAGLLQSCTVLSVVNIDAGFVAGAQAVLIARAIDVAKCW, encoded by the coding sequence ATGCGCGAGATCTTAGCGGCCGTCGCCGACGGCTCGCTCACACCGGCGGCAGCCGAAGCCAAACTCAGAGGGTACGTCGCCGACGAGGCCGGCCGGTTCGACGCCACACGGCGGGACCGTCGTGGCATTCCCGAGGCAATCTTCGCTCCTGGAAAATCACCGGAGCAGGTCGCCTCGCTTACCACCACGGCCCTCGAAGCGACCGAGCGCGCGCTCGTGACACGAATCGATCCCGAGCAGTTTGCCACTCTCGAGTCGACACTCGAGGCGAGCTATCCGGATGCGACGGTCGACCGCCGGAGCGAGGCTGTACTGGTCACAACGCCCGACGTCGAGCCGACCTCGCTCGACGCGACTGTCGCGATCGTGACTGCCGGGACCGTCGACGGTCCGATCGCCGACGAGGCCCAACTCGTCTGCGAGGACGCGGGGGCGACCGTCGACCGGATCGACGACGTCGGCGTCGCCTCGCTCGTTCGCGTTCTCGACCAGGTCGATCGGATCAGAGAGGCAGATGTCGTCATCGTCGCTGCTGGCCGTGAGGGAGCGCTCCCGACGGTGGTCGCCGGGCTGGTCGATGCCCCCGTCATCGGACTGCCAGTCTCGAGTGGGTACGGTTACGGTGGCGACGGCGAGGCGGCGCTTGCCGGCCTTCTCCAGTCCTGTACCGTCCTCTCGGTTGTCAACATCGACGCCGGTTTCGTCGCCGGCGCACAGGCGGTGTTGATCGCTCGGGCAATCGATGTCGCCAAATGCTGGTGA
- a CDS encoding DUF1931 family protein → MADLIVKAAVKEALDDKNVASDFYDALDEEVSELLDDAARRAEANDRKTVQPRDL, encoded by the coding sequence ATGGCAGACCTTATCGTCAAAGCCGCCGTGAAGGAAGCGCTCGATGACAAGAACGTCGCCTCGGACTTCTATGACGCCCTCGACGAGGAAGTCTCGGAGCTCCTCGACGACGCCGCTCGACGCGCCGAAGCTAACGACCGAAAGACGGTTCAGCCCCGCGACCTGTAA
- the fni gene encoding type 2 isopentenyl-diphosphate Delta-isomerase produces the protein MPETSDRKDDHIRIIQEEDVETSGTGFADVDLVHEALPEIHRDEIDTSTTLFGHELSAPIVIESMTGGHPNTTKINRSLAEAAQRTGIAMGVGSQRAGLELDDEDLLESYTIVRDVAPEAFLYGNVGAAQLLEYDVADVEDAVEMIEADAMAVHLNFLQEAVQPEGDVDARGCLAAIERVADELSVPVIVKETGNGISGETAQRLADAGVDAIDVAGKGGTTWSGIESYRAAAVGADRQEAIGRRFRAWGVPTAVSTIEAAVAHDCVIASGGVRSGLDVAKAIALGARAGGLAKPFLGPAGQGTDAVVDLIETLELELRTAMFVTGCETVAELQAIDPVVLGRTKAYLDDRRSD, from the coding sequence ATGCCCGAAACGTCCGACCGGAAAGACGACCACATTCGTATCATCCAGGAAGAAGACGTCGAGACCTCGGGGACCGGTTTTGCGGACGTCGACCTCGTCCACGAGGCGCTGCCCGAGATCCATCGCGACGAGATCGACACGTCGACGACGCTGTTCGGGCACGAACTTTCCGCGCCGATCGTCATCGAGAGCATGACCGGTGGCCACCCCAACACGACGAAAATCAACCGTTCGCTCGCCGAAGCCGCCCAGCGAACAGGGATCGCGATGGGCGTCGGCAGCCAGCGCGCCGGCCTCGAACTCGACGACGAGGACCTGCTTGAGTCCTATACGATCGTCCGCGACGTCGCACCTGAGGCCTTCCTTTACGGCAACGTCGGTGCGGCGCAGTTACTTGAGTACGACGTCGCGGACGTCGAAGACGCCGTCGAGATGATCGAGGCCGACGCGATGGCGGTCCACCTGAACTTTCTCCAGGAGGCCGTCCAGCCGGAGGGCGATGTCGACGCCCGAGGCTGTCTCGCGGCGATCGAACGCGTCGCCGACGAGCTGTCGGTCCCGGTCATCGTCAAAGAGACGGGCAACGGCATCTCCGGGGAGACCGCCCAGCGGCTCGCCGACGCGGGGGTCGACGCCATCGACGTCGCGGGCAAAGGTGGGACGACCTGGTCGGGGATCGAATCCTACCGGGCCGCCGCGGTCGGCGCGGACCGCCAGGAGGCGATCGGCCGTCGGTTCCGTGCCTGGGGCGTTCCGACGGCGGTCAGCACGATCGAGGCCGCCGTGGCCCACGACTGCGTCATCGCAAGCGGCGGCGTCCGGTCGGGTCTGGACGTGGCGAAGGCGATCGCTCTCGGCGCCCGGGCCGGCGGCCTCGCGAAGCCGTTTCTCGGTCCTGCAGGCCAGGGAACCGACGCCGTCGTTGACCTGATCGAGACGCTCGAACTCGAACTTCGCACCGCGATGTTCGTCACCGGCTGTGAGACCGTCGCCGAACTACAGGCGATCGATCCCGTCGTACTTGGCCGAACGAAGGCGTACCTCGACGATCGCCGATCCGACTGA
- the rpiA gene encoding ribose-5-phosphate isomerase RpiA, with translation MKRTGGSDATKRRAGERAAEDVEDGFVVGLGTGSTTAHAISAIGERVADGLDVRGIPTSFQSRQLAIESGIPLTSLDAVDAVDLAIDGADEVVDDPDANAHGVLRKGGGAAHTREKLVDAAADRFVVVADPTKLTDRISGPVPVEVLPAAHTIVANQVRELGGEPDLRAAERKDGPVVTDNGNLVLDCAFGEIADPADLAARLAAIPGVVEHGLFIDLADVTYVGTDDGVDVRPY, from the coding sequence ATGAAACGGACGGGCGGGTCGGACGCGACAAAGCGCCGTGCGGGAGAGCGCGCGGCCGAGGACGTCGAGGACGGGTTCGTCGTCGGCCTCGGAACGGGATCGACGACCGCACATGCGATCAGCGCGATCGGAGAACGCGTCGCCGACGGGCTCGACGTCCGGGGAATCCCAACCTCCTTCCAGTCCCGGCAACTCGCGATCGAGTCTGGGATCCCGCTTACCTCCCTCGACGCGGTCGACGCCGTCGACCTGGCGATCGATGGCGCAGACGAGGTTGTCGACGATCCCGATGCGAACGCCCACGGGGTGCTTCGCAAGGGTGGCGGCGCCGCCCACACCCGCGAGAAGCTGGTCGACGCGGCTGCCGACCGATTCGTCGTCGTCGCCGACCCGACGAAGCTCACAGACCGCATTTCGGGGCCGGTTCCCGTGGAGGTGCTGCCGGCTGCTCACACGATCGTCGCCAACCAGGTGCGAGAACTGGGCGGCGAGCCCGACCTCCGGGCCGCCGAGCGCAAGGACGGGCCCGTGGTGACCGACAACGGCAACCTCGTCCTGGACTGTGCGTTCGGTGAAATCGCCGATCCGGCCGATCTGGCGGCTCGACTCGCTGCAATACCGGGAGTCGTCGAGCACGGGCTGTTCATCGATCTCGCAGACGTGACCTACGTCGGCACTGACGACGGCGTCGACGTCCGTCCATACTGA
- a CDS encoding ABC transporter ATP-binding protein produces MTSPSGTDHAVTLEHVSKTYRRGKPVYALDDVSLEIDRGSYTAIMGPSGSGKSTLMNLVGCLDTPTAGRVKVDGRDVGTLSEGERTQLRGTEVGFVFQTFNLMPRLTAVENVAMPQLFRGVGRTERRERALDLLERVGLADRADHLPRELSGGQRQRVALARALINEPSIVLADEPSGNLDTETEAQVLDLFAAFHDGGTTMVVVTHERHVAERAERIVHLLDGRIERIEQLEDGGQEPEANR; encoded by the coding sequence ATGACGAGCCCGTCGGGAACTGACCATGCGGTCACCCTCGAACACGTCTCGAAGACGTACCGCCGGGGGAAGCCGGTCTACGCCCTGGACGACGTCTCGCTGGAGATCGATCGCGGGTCGTACACGGCGATCATGGGACCGAGTGGCTCCGGGAAGTCGACGCTGATGAACCTCGTCGGCTGCCTGGACACGCCGACCGCGGGCCGGGTCAAGGTCGACGGACGAGACGTCGGCACACTGAGTGAGGGCGAGCGAACACAGCTGCGAGGAACGGAGGTCGGCTTCGTCTTCCAGACGTTCAACCTGATGCCGCGGCTGACCGCCGTCGAGAACGTCGCGATGCCCCAGCTATTTCGCGGGGTCGGTCGAACCGAGCGCCGCGAGCGGGCACTCGATCTGCTCGAGCGGGTGGGGCTGGCCGACCGGGCCGATCACCTGCCGCGGGAACTCTCGGGTGGCCAGCGCCAACGAGTGGCGCTCGCGCGGGCGCTGATAAACGAGCCGTCGATCGTGCTCGCCGACGAGCCCTCGGGCAACCTGGATACGGAGACCGAGGCGCAGGTGCTCGACCTCTTCGCGGCGTTTCACGACGGCGGGACGACGATGGTCGTCGTCACCCACGAGCGCCACGTGGCAGAGCGAGCCGAGCGGATCGTCCACCTGCTCGACGGGCGAATCGAGCGAATAGAACAGCTCGAAGACGGTGGGCAGGAGCCGGAGGCGAACCGCTGA
- a CDS encoding ABC transporter permease has protein sequence MRFLEYLRLSGRSIRGHKLRSGLTALGVIIGVAAVIAFVTLGASLQAGIIGDVSPDDQRNLYGWAADPDIEGGPGAGAQPVFSESDMDAVDELEAVEAAYGYTAVPTQGLVYGDEEVPQGDGVIATGSSYVREGTLAEGRQFDPGEREAVLNAAAAGQFEENVTVGDELTVSLVGGEEETVEVVGITEGSEGLSPFEGFENSPRLYVPLDPFYTERAGGVGAAGAGGGDAAANGNGVNGDDSGGAGDDAGGGEGGQDGEARFAAIVVEAESADDEAVDAARDAATEYLESDESDASAFLGEELVVSLQTSTELLQQLQDILSLLQNFIVGIAAISLLVGSIGIANIMLVSVTERTREIGIMKAVGASNRDVLGLFLAEAVILGLVGAVLGTALGLVAGYLGAWYIDLPLIYPFEYVALAIVVGVLVGVASGLYPAWRAARTDPIDALRYE, from the coding sequence ATGCGTTTCCTCGAGTACCTGCGTCTGTCCGGGCGCTCGATTCGCGGCCACAAGCTGCGATCCGGGCTGACGGCACTTGGGGTAATTATCGGCGTCGCTGCGGTCATCGCCTTCGTGACGCTCGGAGCGAGCCTGCAGGCCGGGATCATCGGCGACGTGAGCCCGGACGATCAGCGAAACCTCTACGGCTGGGCGGCAGACCCGGACATCGAGGGCGGCCCGGGAGCGGGAGCACAGCCGGTGTTCAGTGAGTCCGATATGGACGCTGTCGACGAGCTGGAGGCTGTCGAGGCAGCCTACGGCTACACCGCGGTGCCAACCCAGGGGCTCGTCTACGGCGACGAGGAGGTTCCACAGGGCGACGGGGTGATCGCGACGGGATCGTCGTACGTCCGCGAGGGAACCCTCGCGGAGGGTCGGCAGTTCGATCCCGGAGAACGCGAGGCGGTGCTCAACGCAGCCGCAGCAGGCCAGTTCGAGGAGAACGTGACGGTCGGCGACGAGCTGACGGTCTCACTCGTCGGCGGCGAGGAGGAGACAGTCGAGGTCGTCGGCATCACCGAGGGGTCAGAAGGGCTGAGCCCGTTCGAAGGGTTCGAGAACTCGCCGCGACTGTACGTTCCCCTCGATCCGTTCTACACCGAGCGCGCCGGTGGAGTGGGCGCCGCGGGGGCGGGCGGTGGAGATGCCGCGGCCAACGGGAACGGTGTGAATGGAGACGATAGTGGGGGTGCTGGCGATGACGCGGGCGGCGGCGAGGGTGGCCAGGACGGAGAGGCTCGCTTCGCCGCGATTGTCGTTGAGGCCGAGTCGGCCGACGACGAGGCCGTCGACGCGGCCCGTGACGCCGCCACAGAGTACCTCGAGAGCGACGAGTCGGACGCGAGTGCATTTCTGGGGGAGGAACTCGTGGTGAGCTTACAGACGAGCACGGAGCTACTCCAGCAGCTCCAGGACATCCTCTCGCTGCTGCAGAACTTCATCGTCGGCATCGCCGCCATCTCCTTGCTCGTGGGCTCGATCGGCATCGCGAACATCATGCTCGTCTCCGTCACCGAGCGAACCCGGGAGATCGGGATCATGAAAGCGGTTGGGGCGAGCAACCGGGACGTCCTCGGTCTCTTTCTGGCGGAGGCGGTGATCCTCGGGCTGGTCGGCGCCGTTCTCGGGACCGCACTGGGCCTCGTCGCGGGCTATCTCGGTGCCTGGTATATCGATCTCCCGCTGATCTATCCCTTCGAGTACGTCGCGCTCGCGATCGTCGTCGGCGTTCTCGTCGGCGTCGCCTCCGGGCTGTACCCCGCCTGGCGGGCGGCGAGAACGGATCCGATCGATGCGCTACGCTACGAGTAG